From the Falco biarmicus isolate bFalBia1 chromosome 19, bFalBia1.pri, whole genome shotgun sequence genome, one window contains:
- the PSMD4 gene encoding 26S proteasome non-ATPase regulatory subunit 4: MVLESTMVCVDNSEYMRNGDFLPTRLQAQQDAVNIVCHSKTRSNPENNVGLITLANNCEVLTTLTPDTGRILSKLHTVQPKGKITFCTGIRVAHLALKHRQGKNHKMRIIAFVGSPVEDNEKDLVKLAKRLKKEKVNVDIINFGEEEANTDKLTAFINTLNGKDGTGSHLVTVPPGPSLADALISSPILAGEGGAMLGLGASDFEFGVDPSADPELALALRVSMEEQRQRQEEEARRAAAASAAEAGIAATGGDDSDDALLKMTITQQEFGRAGLPDLSSMTEEEQIAYAMQMSLQGAEFAQAEAAEVDSSTAMDTSEPAKEEDDYDVMQDPEFLQSVLENLPGVDPNNEAIRNAMGSLASQASKDSKDKKEEEKN; the protein is encoded by the exons ATGGTTCTGGAGAGCACCATGGTGTG TGTTGACAACAGCGAGTACATGAGGAATGGAGACTTCTTACCCACTCGCCTGCAAGCCCAGCAAGATGCTGTCAACATTGTGTGCCACTCAAAAACCCGCAGTAACCCCGAGAACAACGTGGGGCTCATCACCTTAGCCAA TAACTGTGAAGTGTTGACCACGCTCACTCCAGACACAGGCCGGATCCTTTCAAAGCTACACACGGTGCAACCCAAAGGGAAAATTACCTTTTGCACAGGGATCAGAGTTGCTCAC CTGGCTTTAAAACATCGCCAAGGCAAGAACCATAAGATGCGAATCATCGCCTTTGTTGGGAGCCCTGTAGAAGATAATGAGAAAGAT CTGGTGAAACTGGCGAAGCGTCTTAAGAAAGAGAAAGTCAACGTTGACATCATCAATTTTGGAGAAGAG GAAGCCAACACGGACAAGCTGACCGCCTTCATTAACACCTTAAACGGCAAGGACGGCACCGGTTCCCACCTGGTGACGGTGCCACCGGGGCCAAGCCTGGCCGATGCCCTGATCAGCTCCCCCATCCTGGCCGGGGAGGGAGGTGCCATGCTGGGCCTGGGCGCCAGCGACTTCGAGTTCGGCGTGGACCCCAGCGCGGACCCGGAGCTGGCGCTG GCTCTGCGTGTCTCCatggaggagcagaggcagcgGCAAGAGGAGGAGGCCAGGAGGGCTGCGGCCGCCTCTGCGGCCGAGGCTGGGATCGCAGCCACTGGTGGGGATG ATTCAGACGATGCTCTGCTGAAGATGACGATAACTCAGCAGGAGTttggccgggccgggctgccTGACCTCAGCAGCATGACGGAGGAGGAGCAGATCGCCTATGCCATGCAGATGTcgctgcagggagcag AGTTTGCCCAGGCGGAGGCAGCAGAGGtggacagcagcacagccatggATACCTCCGAACCCGCTAAG GAGGAAGACGATTACGATGTGATGCAGGACCCCGAGTTCTTGCAGAGTGTGCTGGAGAACCTGCCGGGCGTGGACCCCAACAACGAGGCCATCCGCAACGCCATGGGCTCCCTGGCCTCTCAGGCCTCCAAGGACAGCAAGGacaaaaaggaggaggagaaaaattgA